AACCCAATCCCAACCTCCCGGTCCCCCGGTCGCTTCCTTGAGGAACAGCCCAGTCATCGAATCCGCTGCAGCGGACGCCAGAGTCCAAAGGCCCTTGAGACAATCGCTCGGCAGCAATTCGTTGAGTGCAGCAAAAAGAACCTGCCGGAAGAGTTCGAGCCAGCAACTCGGGTCAACCGGTTGTGCTCCTCCGGACAAACGCATGGCGGCGAGGCTGGGGTCGAGGGCCCCGAAATCTGGACCGAGGGCCTGAGCTCCTTCGTTGAGCGAAGGAAGCAACTGAATCGCAACCGGAAACTCACCGAAGTTGAATGGGAGGGCAACATCGACCTTGATGTTTATGCTCGAGTTCGCTCGAAATATTGGAGCGTAAAGCATGATCACACGGATTCCGTCGATATCGGCGTGGATCGGGATCTGTGCAGGGTCAGCGCCGGGCGGGAGTCCGGCTACAGGATAATCGACATAGTTCGAGCGGTCGATCGAGTACGAATACCCCGCTGGTATCTGGATAAAGATGGGAACATACAAAGCATCGTTGATACCGTCGTTATGGGCAGTAAAGGTAAATCGTTGGGTCAATCCGCCGCGGCCGACAGTTGGTCCCGGAGGTATCGAGGCGCGGAGTTGGTAGCCGCCGCCTTCGACGATCTCAAAGCCATCTTCGAGTGTCGTGGATTGGCTGTTCGGGTTGGTGACCACGACGTCATACGATCCCGCCGGTTTACCGTTGAGGTCAAAGATGGCGGCGATACGCGTTGGACCGGCGGCCATTTGAGCGGGTGTGATCTCAAGGCCGCCCGAGCCTACGAGCTTGAGGCTCGCGTTGGCATCGAACTTGGCCCCGTCAACCTGGAGCGACGCGATTCCGGCGTTGCCGGCCGATTCCGGCGAGACGCGTCGAACCGTAAAGGGAAGCAGTTCGGCGCGGAGCGTCACGTTCTGCGGTGCAAGGTTAGAACCCTGTTCCTTCTTTTCGGCGGCGGCCTTATTGCCTTCGCGAAGCTGTTCGGCGAACGATCCGGGAACGACATCGCCCCGGATCATCGTGAAGTACGAACCGGCTTGCGTGTTCGAAACCACGTTCTCCTGATCGGGCTCGCCCGGACGGAAGCCTTGCAGCTCATAGTTCGCCCGCGAGACCATCGAACCGGAGCGGGTATAGAGTTCGTTGCTCGAGCCCGTTTCACCGTCCAGGTTGATGAGCATCACCTCGTCGGCCGGCGTGTTGAGCACGCTAAAGAATCGCTCCTGTCCGGTGACGAGCGTGGTATTGACCGGCACGCCGAGCGTCAGGTTCTGGACGCTTAACTGTGTCTGCCCGACCGAGGCGGCGACGTTGTTCGTCTCGTTCGACTCGCGAACCGAATTGCGGGAATCCGTTCGAACGATCACGTAGTAGCTGCCGGGATCGACCGGCGGGATGACCGTTTCGAGCGTTTCCGTATAGCTCGCGAAGCCGGCGAGAGTTCCGCTTCGTTGTTTGGAACCAATTACAATATCGCCGCTGTCCCAGGTCGTATCGGTCGAGAGATAGAGCGTGTCCTGCCAGATGCCGGAGGCGGAATTCGAGCTCGAGTTCTGGACCGTCCACTCGAATGTTGCCGCTTCGCCGAGAACGATCCCCGAAGGAGGCGTTATGTTCGTGACGTTGAGTTCGGCTGGCGGCGGCAACTGTAGTTCAGTGTTAGCAAAGCCGAGATTATTGCCGTTGTTGGTTTCGACAACTTCGTTGTGCCGGTCGGTGATGATCAGGATTCGGTAGTCACCCGTGAGTCCTGCGGGAATGGCGATCTGGCGATTCTCGGTATAATAGCCGCCGGCGGCAAGTCCTTCATTTCGGCGACGGAACTCGAGAAGCGTATCGCTCGGGTCGTATATCGCGTCACGGGAGAGCACGACCCAATCCGACCAGGTGCTGGAGGCTGTCGCTTCCGAACCGGTGTTTGTGACGGTCCACGAGATGTTGGCGAACTGTCCCGAGTAGATCACAGGATCGACATTCACCGTCGTTACCTGAAGATCGACGGCCGGAGCGGTGAGCGATATCGGTACAGCCGTGGCGTTGTTATTGTCGTTGATCCCTTCGGCGACGTTTCCGTCGGCGTCGGAGACGACGATCAGGTAGTAACTGCCGACCGGCAGGTTTGGTATCGTAGCGGTCACTTGTCGGGAATATGTGCCGTTGGTTCCGAGCGATTGGTTAAGCAGCGATCCACCGATCTGGACGTCGCCAAAGCTGAACGTTGCGTCCGAAGAAAGATAGACGCGATCGACCCAGCTCTGCGAATTGATCGGAGAACCGAAGTTCTGAGCGGCCCAATCGACCGTGATCTGCGAGCCAAGCGAGGCGGAGCCCGGGGCCTGGATCGTATTGACGCGAAGATCCGGCAGGTCGCTTTGAAGCTGAGTTTGTGCAGAGTCCTGATTGTTCTCTTCGAAGGAACACTCCGGAACCGCGTTGTAGAAATCGGTTTCTACGAAAATGATCACGTCACCCTGCAAAAACAGCGGAATATTCACGACCTGGTTCTGCGTGTATTCGCCGTCGATAGCAAGGCCGCCCTGCCGCGGGAAGGTGCCGAGGTTAAAGAGCTGATTATTGTTGATCAGGTAAACGCGGTCTGCCCAGCTAGTTTGGACGGTTGCTCCCGTGCCGAAATTTTTGACCGTCCAAGAGATCGGCATCGCACCGTTGATGACCACCGGCGGCACCGTTATATCCGTAACCCGCAGGTCCGGCGCAAAGCTGCTGATATCGATCGCTTTCGGCTGGCTCAGGTTGTTCGTTTCGCCATTGCCTTTAGGGTCGAACTCAAAGAGCGAATTGTAGGCATCGGTCGCGGCGATCAAATAGTATGTCCCATTGAGGCAAGTCGGAATCGTGACGTTCACCGAGGGGCCGTAACTCTGCCCTGCTCCGAGGCTTGTTCTCGCCGTTGCCCCGAGCAGTATGTCGTTCACAGGATCAAGGTTTTGATCTGCCGAGAGATAGAGAGCCTCTCGCCAATTCCCAACCGCATCGAACGCACCTTGGTTGAGCACGGTGAAAGAAGCCGTGAGCCCTTGGCCGGCAACTATAGAGCTCGGAGCATTTATCGGTGCCGGAATGGTAAGATCCGGCGGCGTGCCGAGCACATTCAACGGCGAGCCGGGCTCGACCCGGTCATAGTCGCTGTTGTTGTTTTCGTCGTTGAATTCGTAAACCTGGCCGAACGCGTCCGTGACAACGAAGACGTAATATTCGCCAAAGGCATTCTGCGGAAGCGTGACGCTGAAGTTTGAGACACTGTAGTTTCCGCCCGATGTGAGCGAGCCATTTCGCGGCCGGCTGCCGATGACCGGATCAACGCCGTCGAGGACGGCATCGCGAGAAAGAATGATCGTATCGGTCCAGTTCGATTCGTTCGCCGGCACCGGGCCGTCGCCGTTGTTCGTCACCGTCCACGAAACAGCGATCGGAGCTCCGCCAAATCCTTCGTCGGGGGCCTGTACATTCGAGACCCTCAGATCGGGAAGTAGTGGCACGTTGATCGTGATCGAACGCACGCTCAGGTTATTTGCCTCGTTCTCTTCATTGACCGCATTGTTAATGTCGGTATTAACGATCACTTGATAGTTTCCGGAGATTCCCCGAGGGATGCGCACGGTCGCCGATGCGACATAACTCTCGCCTGCATCGAGAAAGCTTGTATTAGATGTCGTTGCAAGCGGCGTTGCGGCGTTGAGCGACGGGTTTGGGCCGATGTAGAGCCGGTCGGTCCAGTTCGGAGCGTTGGTCGGGCCGGTGCCGTTGTTGGAAACGGTCCACTGGACCTGTATCTCTTGATCGAAGAAGGCAGTCGGCGGAGCGGTAATGTTCGTGACCGCCAGATCGGGCCGAAGAAGCCTGCGTACCCGGAAGGCGAGAATGTGACGTTGTTATTCTCATTGGCACCTTCATTCACATTGCTAAAGGCGTCGGTCTGGACGTAGACAAAGTAATCTCCGGTCGCGGAGATCGAATTGGTCGGGATCGTCACGTTCTGGACGCGGTTGATGGATTCGCCAGCAGCAATGGGCTGGTTGAGCAAGAACTCACCGAGCAGGACATCGCCGCCAACCTGGTTATCGGTCGAGAAAAAGACACGCTCCCACATCGGGTTCGAGGCGCGGAGTCCGGTGTTGATGGTCGTCCATTGGAGGGCGAACTGGGTGTCAGAATCGACCTCCGTCGGAGGAGTCACACTCTGTACCTGGAGGTCGGGGACGCGGTATTCGAACCGAGTCGGGACGCTCGTGGTGTTGTTAGTTTCGGCCGGACCGCCGGGATTATCCTCGAAAACCTGATTGGCAGGATCGACGACAACATAGATCAATGCATCGCTCGAATCGCGCACCGGAAGTGTCGGCACGGTATATTGCTGAGAAAAGATTGCGATTGGCCAACTGCGAAGGCGGGACTGACCCGCTGAGTGATCAGGATGTCATCGGCATTTCCGATCGTTTGATCGAATGAGAAGTAAACGTTGTGACCGAAGCCGCTTTGTGTTGGCGCTCCTGCGTTCCGCACGTCCCAGTTGATAGTGAACTGAACTCCGGGTTCGATCTCCGCCGGGATCTGGACATTCTCTGTGATCAGGTCTGGGAGGTTGCGGTTCACCTGGATCGGAATGAACGCGTAGTTGTCCTGAAAATTGCCGTTCCGCTCCGGAATATTTCGCCCAACTCGGTAGAAAAGGTAATAGGTACCGTCGGTCGGGATCGCGATCGATGGAATGTTGATATTCGTTGCCGTGAACACCTTCGACTGGCCCGGAACGAGGACGCCCGCGTTGTCGAATTTCAGCCCAACGAAGTTGTCACCCGGGTCATTGAAAAGTATCGGGTCCTGCGATATCCAGATCTCGTCTTCGCGGTAACTGCCGGTCGCGACCTGGCCGTTATTTGTAACCGTGATTTCCGCATTGAAGTTCTGAAGTATATTGACCGTCGGCGGTGCTGCCAGGTTCGACGCAGCAAGGTCGGCAGATGCCGGTGCGATAACGACCGTCGTTCGAGATGTATTGGCCCTTCTGTAGCGATGATGTCGGCGCTGAAATATGTGGTGGATGGCGGGACCGAAAGGATGGTCGCTGCATCGAAAAAGTGTTCACCGAACCTCTGGGATAAACACGCTGGCGGGAACGGTCATCGCCGAAGGATCGGTGGAGGCCAGCGAAATGGTCGTACCGCCGGCCGGTGCAGGATCGGACAAGCGGATCTCGACTTGAACCGAACGGCCCTGAGCAACCGGAAAGAGGAACGGGCCGCCAAGCGATATGCGGGATTTCTGAACCGGCGGGCAGTCAGTCGAGCCGAGCATCGCCCCGGTCATATTGACGAGTGCCTGAATTTCGGTCTCCGAAAGAGCTCGGTTGTAAAGCACGACCTCGTCCGCCATTCCGAAGGCGGTCAGTTCGGGAGCCGTAACGCCATCGCCTTTTCCGATGGTGAAAGGCGCGTCGTTCGTCCCGATGATCTGGTTTTCGGTATGCGTTACAACATGCTGGCCGTTCTTGTAAAGGTGGAACTCGTTGCCCTCTCTTCGAAGAGCGAGATGCGTCCATGTGTAAAGATCCAGCTCGTGGCCAAAGGCCGCAACCCGAGAACCTCCGGATTCGTGGCTGACGTCAATGAACGGGCGGTTGTCCAAATCGACGCCAACATAGAAGTTAGAGCCGGTGCAGCAAGCTCCTTTCCCAAAGAAATAATGCTGGCTGCCAAGCAAGCCTTCCGATAAACCGCGAAGGGCTTCCGGTGTTAAACGTCTCGAAGCGATTGGTGCCGTTCGAACTCGCAATTGCGATCCGTTGGTGCCCGTCTTGACCGGTTCGAACATAAGCGATCTGAGAGCCGTTCGGCGACCAAACCGGCTTTTCAAGAGTCTCGTCAGGTTTCCCTCGATCAGGTCGATCGTGGTTTTGTGCCGTCCGTTGGTGCTACATGCAAATGCCGGACGTGAAGCGGTCGCACTCGAAGAGCAGTTTTGCCCGTCTGGCGACAGGGCAGGTGCTCTGAAGACGTTATAAGAGTCATTACTTCCGTCGACCACCGTCCTTCGCCGGTGCCATCCGGATTTGCGCGGTATATCGCGGCGCCGCTGGTCCAATAGACCTTTTGACCGTTGTGAGAAAAGAACGGATACTCGCCGCCGCCTTGCGTCAACACTTGAAGGCCGGTGCCGTCAGAATTGGCGATCCAAATCGTGAAGTTCCGTTCGAAGACAACCTTCGAGCCATCAGGCGAAAGAGCCGGACGTGAGGTGGAATCATCTGAAAGGATTCGGGATCTCGGTCAAGCCAGTCCCGTCGGAGTTGATAACCCAGATCCGATCCTCGAACGCGTGTTCAAATGTGATCTTTTGACCATCTCGCGAAAAATGAGAAATTTCGCTCTGTCGATGAATTGAAGGTCAGACGTCGTTGATTGAACCGGTCGGGTCCATTATCCAAAGCCTCGCCCGGATCGGCGGGATGGAAGTCACGCATCCGCTGCGTTCGGAATAGGATCTTTGAACCATCAGGAGAAAATACGGGTTCAGAATCGGCGAGAAAGGTGAAGTAAGAAACATCGTTCGATGTGCCAATGTTTTCAAGCTTCTGTAGAGTATTGTCCAGCTCGAACAGGAAAAGCCCGGAAACGTTCTGCAGCTTGTCTTGCTCGCTTGCCTTTCTTGCACTTGCAGGTGATGAGGGTTCCGCAACTGTAGCACTGTTGCTTCCGACCACGGTGGCAACACTCGCACTGACGCCGAAGCGGACGATGCCCAAAACGACAAGCGAAAGCGATGCGGCCGCGAGTATTGACAGTGCAGCATAGCGAAGCGTGGGACGAAAACGACGATTCCTGGGGGATCTCATTTGGCTTTCTCCTAGATATTTGTGTCTCTGGGCAGTAAGGCGTTAATCAATCGAGTTTTGGACCACCTGGGGAAAAAGTTTCCGATTTGCCCGAGATTGGCTGTATAATCTGAAAATTCTTCACCCTATGCCTGAGCCGAACGATGTGACCGAACTTCTGAGCCGGATCGGGAGCGGCGATAAGCATGCCCCGGATGAGCTCTTGCCGGTCGTTTATGACGACCTCAGGCGGCTTGCTCGGGCATATTTCACAAATGAACGGCCGGAGCACACGCTTCAGGCGACCGCTTTGGTCCATGAGGCGTACATCCGGTTGGTCAACTGGGGAGCAGGTTAGCTGGCAGAATCGGGCTCATTTTTTTGCAGTCGCTGCCGAAGTGATGCGAAAAGTACTTATTGACCACGCGCGTGCCCGAAAGGCCGCAAAACGAGATGGCGGCGAACGCGTTCTACTCGAAGAGACGGTCAGCCTTGCCGCAAACAAGCCGATCGATCTCTTGAATCTTGAGGATGCCTTGAGGTGTTGGAAAAGCGATCCGCGGCAGGCTAAGGTTGTCGAGCTTCGGTTCTTCGGCGGTCTATCTATCGAAGAAGCGCGGCGTATCTTCTCGATGTATCGCGGCGACCACTGTCAAGAGAGAATGGAGCTTTGCGAAGGCATGGCTTCAACGTGAACTGACCAGAACTTAGAGGCCGAGATGGACCGGGAGAAATGGTCAAAACTTAAGGAGATCTTTGCACAGGCCGAGGCTCTGGAGCCCGGTGAGCGCGAAGCCTTTGTCAGCGAAGCTGCCGAAGGTGATGCTGAGCTCGCGGTGGAGGGAGCATCACTTCTTAGCTCACGTGACGAGACGGCGAACATACTCGAAGCAAATGCTTTCGACCTGTCGAACGCGTGTTTGCGGACCAAACACTAAAGCCGGCCGGTTCTTTGGAAGCTATCGGATCGTTCGCGAATAAGCAGCGGCGGCATGGGTGCCGTGTTCCTGGTCGAACGCCCCGGCGACGGCGAATTCAAGCAAACCCGGCTTTGAAGTTAGTCCGAAATACCGTTGCGGACGCAGAAACCGAACGACGTTTTTCGTGCCGAACAGAGATCCTTGCGGGGTCTTCATCATCCGAACATTGCCCAACCTTTACGACGGAGGCGTCTCTGAAAACGGTGAGCCTTTCTTTGTGATGGAACACATAGACGGCCTTCCGCTTAACGAGTATGTCTCGAGAGAGCCAATAGTCCGTTGAATGACCGGCTTTGATCTCTTCCTCAAGATCTGTCCAGCCGTGGATTATGCTCACCGCAACCTCACAGTTCACCGCGGTGACCTTAGCCGGGCATGTTCTTATAACATCCGATGGCGAGGCCAAGCCGTTGACTTTGGCCTGGCAAAGCCTATCGATGAGCCGGGCGGCGAAAAAGATCAGACCGCGACGGTTCCCGGCATTCACGCCGCATAAACTGCTCGCCGGAGCAGGTCCGTGGCAAGGGTGACGATAGCTTCCGGACATTTACAGCCTCGGTGTGATCTTTACGAACCTCACCGATTCGAAGCCGTTCGTTTTGACGGGGATGAGCCTCGAGGAGATCGTCCGAACCATTACCGGTTCCGATCCAGGCAACTGTCGAGTTCCGTGTAATGCGAAAAGGGAAGTACTGCGTCTCTGCGGTCGGGCATCGCGTCCGATCTTGATACGATCGCGATGAAGTGCCTTGAGAAGAGGCAGAAGCGGCGTTTATGCGACCGCGGCAGATCTCGCCGCTGATATTCGGCGTGGCGGTTTCTCGACGGAATGCCGATCCTTCGCCCGTCGAGCACTTCTCTTACAGAGCTTCGAAGTTCGTCCGCCGAAACTGGAACGCGGCCTGGAAGGAACGCTCGCGGCGGCTAGCTTGCTTTTAGGGTTTGGGGTGTCCATCTGGCAGGCGGAAGTTGCTCGGGCCGAACGCGACCGGGCCGAGCAGCGTTTTCAGGACGTAAGAAAGCTCTCGAACTCGCTTCTTTTCGAGATCACACCAAAGATCGAGAGACCCTTGGAGGCTCGACCGAGGCCGAGATCTTGGTCAAGCGTGCTCTTGAGTATCTCGACAGCCTTGCTACGGAAGCTCCGCGCGATAGCGAACTTCAAAAAGGAGCTCGCGGCCGCTTACGAGAAGATCGGTGAATTGCAGGCCATCCGAGCAAGCCAAATTTGGGCGACCTTGCCGGTGCACTTTCTGAGCTACGAGAAGGCTAACGCCATTAGGCCCGCCCAACCTGGAAACGCCGGAAAACCTTCGCCTTCTTGCCGAGAACTTTCGTCATTTATCCGATGCCCGCTACTGGCGGGGCGATACACAAGGGACGCCGTCTGGCGCTTTTGAACGGGCGCGGCAGATCTGAGGGGCTTGTGGAGTGCTCATCCCCGCGATGTTTCGCTCAGGCTGGCGTATTTGCGTATCTTGACCGAGCTTTCGCAGCATCATCAGGCGAATAATCAGTATCCGGAGGCGATAGCGTTCGCTGAAAGCGACCATGTGGGAACTGCGGAACTTCCTGCCGATGTCCGCGAACCCGCGAGGTGTCCTTCGTTACGCACGCCGACCTCGGCAAGTCCGCTTATCGTGGAATGGCGAACAGGAACGCCGAAGCGATGATGTCCATCGCGGTTGGCGGAATGGAGAAACTCTAGCCGAAAAGCCGAACGATGCCCGGACGCGCACTGATGTGGCGCGTTTGCGCCATAGCTTGAGAGCGGCATCTCTCGAAGACATCACAATCGGCGAGCGCTCGCTCGAGTTCGCTGGAAGGCATTGCTGACGGCTCAAAGAAAAGAGGGTGTTGAGTTTGACCCGGCCGATATCCAGTTCCGACATGAAAACCTCGCCCGGACGGGAATTATCGGGTCGCGGTCGCCGCCGCAAACCTCAAGCAAGCGACGAAGCATTGGACACGCTAAAGATCGCCGAGACGCAGTTCCTGGTCTGATCGAGCGAGCCGTGAAACCGCGTTCTACCGCACGGACCTTGGCCGTATTTATACGCGGGCCGGACTCGCACGCCGGCTTCGCAACGACCTCGCTGGTTCAAACGCCGATTTCGTCCGCTCGTTAGAGCTATGGCAG
This window of the Acidobacteriota bacterium genome carries:
- a CDS encoding carboxypeptidase regulatory-like domain-containing protein; this encodes MIVNTDINNAVNEENEANNLSVRSITINVPLLPDLRVSNVQAPDEGFGGAPIAVSWTVTNNGDGPVPANESNWTDTIILSRDAVLDGVDPVIGSRPRNGSLTSGGNYSVSNFSVTLPQNAFGEYYVFVVTDAFGQVYEFNDENNNSDYDRVEPGSPLNVLGTPPDLTIPAPINAPSSIVAGQGLTASFTVLNQGAFDAVGNWREALYLSADQNLDPVNDILLGATARTSLGAGQSYGPSVNVTIPTCLNGTYYLIAATDAYNSLFEFDPKGNGETNNLSQPKAIDISSFAPDLRVTDITVPPVVINGAMPISWTVKNFGTGATVQTSWADRVYLINNNQLFNLGTFPRQGGLAIDGEYTQNQVVNIPLFLQGDVIIFVETDFYNAVPECSFEENNQDSAQTQLQSDLPDLRVNTIQAPGSASLGSQITVDWAAQNFGSPINSQSWVDRVYLSSDATFSFGDVQIGGSLLNQSLGTNGTYSRQVTATIPNLPVGSYYLIVVSDADGNVAEGINDNNNATAVPISLTAPAVDLQVTTVNVDPVIYSGQFANISWTVTNTGSEATASSTWSDWVVLSRDAIYDPSDTLLEFRRRNEGLAAGGYYTENRQIAIPAGLTGDYRILIITDRHNEVVETNNGNNLGFANTELQLPPPAELNVTNITPPSGIVLGEAATFEWTVQNSSSNSASGIWQDTLYLSTDTTWDSGDIVIGSKQRSGTLAGFASYTETLETVIPPVDPGSYYVIVRTDSRNSVRESNETNNVAASVGQTQLSVQNLTLGVPVNTTLVTGQERFFSVLNTPADEVMLINLDGETGSSNELYTRSGSMVSRANYELQGFRPGEPDQENVVSNTQAGSYFTMIRGDVVPGSFAEQLREGNKAAAEKKEQGSNLAPQNVTLRAELLPFTVRRVSPESAGNAGIASLQVDGAKFDANASLKLVGSGGLEITPAQMAAGPTRIAAIFDLNGKPAGSYDVVVTNPNSQSTTLEDGFEIVEGGGYQLRASIPPGPTVGRGGLTQRFTFTAHNDGINDALYVPIFIQIPAGYSYSIDRSNYVDYPVAGLPPGADPAQIPIHADIDGIRVIMLYAPIFRANSSINIKVDVALPFNFGEFPVAIQLLPSLNEGAQALGPDFGALDPSLAAMRLSGGAQPVDPSCWLELFRQVLFAALNELLPSDCLKGLWTLASAAADSMTGLFLKEATGGPGGWDWVSSIAGQLVNSLPKIAECAGKAIPWIRAVSIALTLIQLLSQLDDCLGGRFKQEVIFRQPFSIDPNEKLGPAGYGAEKFVGVQQPIEYRINFENLATAEAPAQVVKIVDQLPPTLDPRTFRLKEIGFKQYSVAVPENRAFYQTRMQLGEDLGNIQAEISAGLNIQNGTVTWTLTAIDPQTNERPLSPLVGLLPPNNEERDGEGFVTFTVQPKATQTTGTEIANFATIFFDENEPIVTNATSNTLDADIPTSSVAPLPATLDTPEINLTWDGNDAIGGSGMKGVTVYFSENGGQYQPLLSAEGPGSAVFLGNWGRTYRFFSVATDNAGNIETIPATPGAVVSILGGAAESDLAPRPNGNNDGTVSIADLTQVRRFVSGLDADFQYNEFQRADTAPLATSGDGVLSVGDIIQSRRYVAGLDEVKNAAGPNAATGGASVKTVAGRESAMGSREIRPVRLTRSGNQVGVAIELAAQGDEVAVGFTLSFDPQVISSPANISLGTGAAGMSLTVNSSQAAAGRLGIVLDKDPTQPLPAGTQQLVTITFTVAPTNPASALIAFGNSPVRREAVNGLAESLSVTFTDAAISLLAPTSAPATLAGRVTDAAGSGIPLASITVTDGEGNTWQTITSSFGNYRIEGLGSGRLYFITVERRQYQFAVPARSVQLNEDLFDVDFHAVN
- a CDS encoding LamG domain-containing protein, giving the protein MFEPVKTGTNGSQLRVRTAPIASRRLTPEALRGLSEGLLGSQHYFFGKGACCTGSNFYVGVDLDNRPFIDVSHESGGSRVAAFGHELDLYTWTHLALRREGNEFHLYKNGQHVVTHTENQIIGTNDAPFTIGKGDGVTAPELTAFGMADEVVLYNRALSETEIQALVNMTGAMLGSTDCPPVQKSRISLGGPFLFPVAQGRSVQVEIRLSDPAPAGGTTISLASTDPSAMTVPASVFIPEVR